A genomic stretch from Kovacikia minuta CCNUW1 includes:
- a CDS encoding putative baseplate assembly protein has protein sequence MEFDFLPKLPKSNLDDRTFKDLVDECILRIPRYCPEWTNYNPGDPGITLVELFAWLTDQMLMRFNQVPRRNYVVFLEMLGVRLQAATPAQTELTFYLSAALPQTYQIPSGTEVATVRTETEEAIVFSTDQPLTIGKPRITQFLTAETAEPAPQFLRDRLTNLWTQQADGSWAGREQQIFEERPQPGNCFYLVLDPDSPIEGNVLALKLRGEAATSTGINPDHPPRRWEAWNGERWQPVLLQELDDSTRGFSFKDIGEPALNPVQEADVVLHLPLQFPASYFASYQGRWLRCVYTPPEGMQSGYNRSPQLVGFSIRAIGGTVIASQCTLIQDELLGQSEGTPGQTFQLQSQSILPRREGEHLLVIPPNGLPEVWQEVNDFADSGPQDHHYTLDSLTGELQFGPLIREPAQLREQVQFRARTQINGESALQVGNQAITVQLMERQYGAIPPRGAQLRMVAYRTGGGRKGNVQRGTLQIPKTAVPYVAHVTNHVPAHNGADAESLEDAVIRVPRLLRTRDRAVTPEDFETLALQAGAGAVARTCCPPRTEDMTPGAVDLLLVPQTNVEGIQRAEGIHPDRLTLTQPLKEQVLTYLDDRRLLGTQVRLKEPNYVGVAVQAEVGLDPEYNHPQAQQVILRSLQVALYRFLNPLTGGADRNGWNFGCPVYPSDIVNLFQQTVGVRFLGAILLFELHRQGDTWTRSLSSTGIVDPGPLGLICSWADNRLRSSHAISLIG, from the coding sequence ATGGAATTCGATTTTCTGCCCAAATTGCCCAAGTCCAACCTGGACGATCGCACCTTTAAGGATCTGGTAGACGAGTGCATTCTTCGCATTCCGCGCTACTGCCCAGAGTGGACCAACTATAACCCCGGTGATCCTGGTATCACCCTGGTTGAGCTGTTTGCCTGGTTAACGGATCAGATGTTGATGCGGTTTAATCAGGTGCCCCGGCGAAACTACGTGGTATTCCTAGAAATGCTGGGTGTGCGCTTACAAGCCGCAACTCCAGCTCAAACCGAACTAACCTTTTACCTGAGTGCGGCTCTCCCTCAGACCTACCAGATTCCATCCGGAACCGAGGTGGCAACGGTTCGCACGGAAACAGAAGAGGCGATCGTGTTCAGTACCGATCAACCGTTGACGATCGGCAAACCCCGCATCACTCAATTTTTGACCGCAGAAACGGCGGAACCTGCCCCCCAATTTCTGCGCGATCGCCTGACCAATCTCTGGACTCAGCAAGCCGACGGCAGTTGGGCAGGGCGAGAGCAGCAAATTTTTGAGGAACGTCCGCAGCCAGGGAATTGTTTTTATCTGGTGCTCGATCCCGATTCACCCATTGAAGGAAATGTTTTAGCGCTCAAATTGCGCGGCGAAGCAGCGACTTCAACCGGGATTAACCCGGACCACCCCCCCCGCCGTTGGGAAGCCTGGAATGGGGAACGCTGGCAACCCGTTTTGCTGCAAGAATTGGACGACAGCACACGGGGATTTAGCTTTAAAGACATTGGCGAACCCGCATTGAATCCGGTGCAGGAAGCCGATGTGGTGTTACACTTGCCCCTCCAATTTCCTGCCAGCTATTTTGCCAGTTATCAGGGACGGTGGTTGCGCTGTGTCTACACGCCACCCGAAGGAATGCAGTCTGGATACAATCGATCGCCCCAACTGGTTGGGTTTTCCATCCGCGCCATCGGTGGAACGGTAATCGCCAGCCAATGTACCTTGATTCAGGATGAACTGTTGGGGCAGAGTGAAGGCACCCCAGGACAAACGTTTCAGCTTCAGAGTCAATCCATCTTGCCCCGTCGGGAAGGAGAACATCTGCTGGTGATTCCACCGAATGGATTGCCCGAAGTCTGGCAGGAGGTGAACGACTTTGCCGATTCAGGGCCGCAGGATCATCACTACACGCTGGATTCACTGACAGGCGAGCTTCAGTTTGGTCCACTCATCCGGGAACCCGCCCAGCTTCGGGAACAGGTGCAGTTTCGCGCCAGAACCCAAATCAATGGTGAGAGTGCCTTGCAAGTGGGCAATCAGGCGATCACAGTGCAGTTGATGGAGCGTCAGTATGGTGCCATTCCCCCCCGAGGAGCACAACTGCGCATGGTTGCCTATCGCACAGGAGGTGGACGCAAGGGCAATGTGCAGCGAGGTACGCTTCAGATTCCTAAAACTGCTGTTCCCTACGTTGCCCATGTCACCAACCATGTTCCTGCCCACAATGGCGCGGATGCCGAATCCCTGGAAGATGCAGTGATTCGGGTTCCCCGCCTGTTACGAACCCGCGATCGTGCCGTTACCCCCGAAGATTTTGAAACCCTGGCACTACAAGCGGGAGCCGGTGCCGTTGCCCGTACTTGTTGCCCACCCCGTACTGAAGATATGACACCGGGCGCAGTCGATTTGCTCCTTGTGCCCCAGACCAACGTGGAGGGCATTCAACGAGCGGAAGGCATCCATCCCGATCGCCTTACCCTCACCCAACCCTTGAAAGAACAGGTGTTGACCTACCTGGACGATCGGCGCTTGCTCGGAACCCAGGTGCGCCTGAAGGAACCAAACTATGTGGGTGTTGCTGTCCAGGCAGAAGTTGGACTTGATCCAGAATACAACCATCCCCAGGCCCAACAGGTGATTCTGCGCAGCTTGCAGGTTGCCCTCTACCGCTTCCTCAACCCCCTCACCGGAGGAGCCGATCGCAACGGTTGGAACTTCGGCTGCCCGGTCTACCCCTCCGACATTGTGAATCTGTTTCAGCAGACCGTTGGAGTCCGCTTCTTAGGAGCCATTCTGCTATTTGAACTGCACCGCCAGGGAGACACCTGGACCCGATCGCTCTCCTCCACTGGCATTGTCGATCCCGGTCCCCTAGGCTTAATTTGCTCCTGGGCAGACAATCGCCTGCGATCAAGCCATGCCATCAGCCTGATTGGTTAG
- a CDS encoding phage tail protein, with protein sequence MTQSRSSQAISLLLTPMQIPEALPAESGLQPGSWVGAGAIASSPSLSLLLRPGEPSEMVVQIRNLGAHSLRLTLQVEGTFPQEWCQVGMEGTEVPMGRQMEAVLRFYLPTDFFEQHQAPRPGETLKLNYQGHLTVHSLEPESGWQQTETASFNLYVRPHSLYPKFLPAIYSEVDFVGRFLKVFEQGFEPAVQTLDSLWAHLDPLTAPGALLPFLAHWVGWSMLPQISLDRQRHLIRSAISIYRWRGTRRGLRFYLHLVTGLPLDEHLPDAEKHIEISESFSRGFVVGTANLGEDAILGGGRPFHFTVNLRPDYVDQIDEALVRRVIEQEKPAFCTYDLFVKAPEYQLCCYTSQPCRLSRLSGSKLATVYS encoded by the coding sequence ATGACTCAATCCCGCTCTAGTCAAGCTATTAGTTTACTGCTGACGCCAATGCAGATTCCAGAGGCGTTGCCTGCGGAATCGGGGCTGCAACCGGGTTCCTGGGTGGGTGCGGGAGCGATCGCATCCAGTCCCAGCTTAAGTTTGCTGCTGCGACCAGGGGAGCCGAGTGAAATGGTGGTGCAGATCCGCAATCTGGGTGCCCACAGTTTACGGCTAACCCTACAGGTGGAAGGAACCTTTCCCCAGGAATGGTGCCAGGTGGGGATGGAGGGAACGGAGGTGCCGATGGGGCGGCAAATGGAAGCGGTGCTGCGGTTTTACCTGCCCACCGACTTCTTTGAACAGCACCAGGCTCCGCGCCCAGGTGAAACGCTCAAATTAAACTATCAGGGGCATCTGACGGTGCATTCCCTGGAGCCAGAATCGGGTTGGCAGCAAACGGAAACCGCCTCGTTTAATCTCTATGTCCGTCCCCATAGCCTGTACCCCAAATTCCTGCCCGCTATCTACAGCGAAGTTGATTTTGTCGGGCGGTTTCTGAAGGTCTTTGAGCAGGGGTTTGAGCCTGCGGTGCAAACGCTGGATAGTTTGTGGGCACACCTCGATCCTTTGACCGCTCCAGGAGCACTTTTGCCATTTCTCGCGCACTGGGTGGGGTGGTCAATGCTGCCCCAGATTAGTTTAGATCGGCAGCGGCACCTGATCCGGAGTGCAATTTCCATTTATCGTTGGCGGGGAACTCGACGGGGTCTCCGATTTTATTTGCATTTGGTCACAGGTTTGCCGTTGGATGAGCATTTGCCCGACGCTGAAAAGCACATTGAAATTTCTGAATCCTTCAGTCGGGGCTTTGTGGTAGGAACGGCAAACTTAGGAGAAGATGCGATTTTGGGTGGTGGGCGACCATTCCATTTCACGGTAAATTTGCGCCCTGATTATGTCGATCAAATTGATGAAGCGTTGGTTCGCAGGGTAATCGAACAAGAAAAGCCTGCGTTTTGTACCTATGACCTGTTTGTGAAAGCTCCGGAGTACCAACTATGCTGCTACACCTCCCAGCCCTGCCGATTGAGCCGTTTAAGCGGCTCCAAGTTAGCGACGGTTTACTCCTAA